The Streptomyces sp. NBC_00162 genome window below encodes:
- a CDS encoding alpha/beta fold hydrolase, whose product MRHELKIDDRTLSYLDFGGTGRPLLALHGGLSEAASYAGLATALGDEWRIIAPDQRGHGDSDRTPEYTREGYVGDAVALLEHLDLGTPVPVLGFSLGGTNAYHLAAARPDLVSALINVDCPVEVVPKDGPDFWAFLHHLPYTAPTREELITALGPMGPTYAPALRPEGSGWRLPFHPQDTLATLALAHGDRWDVWLASDCPALLIHGLRSQALSKEQADAMVSRRPGTSYAALDTEHFVPFQDPEGFAKAVHTFLATL is encoded by the coding sequence ATGCGCCACGAGCTGAAGATCGACGACCGCACCCTGTCCTACCTGGACTTCGGAGGCACCGGCCGCCCGCTGCTCGCCCTGCACGGCGGCCTCTCCGAAGCGGCCTCCTACGCCGGCCTGGCCACCGCCCTCGGCGACGAGTGGCGGATCATCGCCCCCGACCAGCGCGGCCACGGCGACTCCGACCGCACCCCCGAGTACACCCGCGAGGGATACGTGGGCGACGCCGTCGCGCTGCTGGAACACCTGGACCTGGGCACCCCGGTGCCCGTCCTCGGCTTCTCCCTCGGCGGCACCAACGCCTACCACCTGGCCGCCGCCCGCCCCGACCTGGTCTCCGCGCTGATCAACGTCGACTGCCCCGTGGAGGTGGTGCCCAAGGACGGCCCGGACTTCTGGGCCTTCCTCCACCACCTCCCGTACACCGCGCCGACCCGCGAGGAACTCATCACCGCGCTCGGCCCGATGGGCCCGACCTACGCCCCCGCGCTGCGCCCCGAGGGCAGCGGCTGGCGGCTGCCGTTCCACCCGCAGGACACCCTGGCCACCCTGGCGCTCGCCCACGGCGACCGCTGGGACGTCTGGCTCGCCAGCGACTGCCCGGCGCTGCTGATCCACGGCCTGCGCAGCCAGGCGCTCTCCAAGGAGCAGGCCGACGCGATGGTCTCCCGGCGGCCCGGGACCTCGTACGCCGCCCTCGACACCGAGCACTTCGTGCCCTTCCAGGACCCGGAGGGCTTCGCGAAGGCCGTCCACACCTTCCTCGCGACCCTCTAG
- a CDS encoding response regulator transcription factor, whose protein sequence is MAAIPATGDQQRILVVDDEPAVREALRRSLAFEGYAVQTAVDGLDALDKAASYAPDLIVLDIQMPRMDGLTAARRLRAAGTVTPVLMLTARDTVGDRVTGLDAGADDYLVKPFELDELFARVRALLRRSSYAAPQPGGESLEDALTFGDLRMDLATREVTRSGRPVELTRTEFTLLEMFLAHPRQVLTREQILKTVWGFDFEPSSNSLDVYVMYLRRKTEAGGEPRLVHTVRGVGYVLRAGESGPE, encoded by the coding sequence ATGGCTGCAATCCCTGCCACGGGCGACCAGCAGCGCATCCTCGTCGTCGACGACGAGCCGGCCGTCCGTGAGGCGCTGCGCCGCAGCCTCGCCTTCGAGGGGTACGCCGTACAGACCGCGGTCGACGGGCTCGACGCCCTCGACAAGGCGGCCTCGTACGCCCCCGACCTGATCGTCCTGGACATCCAGATGCCCCGGATGGACGGACTGACCGCGGCCCGCCGGCTGCGCGCCGCGGGGACTGTCACCCCGGTCCTGATGCTCACCGCCCGCGACACCGTCGGCGACCGCGTCACCGGCCTCGACGCGGGCGCCGACGACTACCTCGTCAAGCCCTTCGAACTCGACGAGCTCTTCGCCCGCGTCCGCGCCCTGCTGCGCCGCAGCTCCTACGCCGCCCCGCAGCCGGGCGGCGAGAGCCTCGAGGACGCGCTGACCTTCGGCGACCTGCGCATGGACCTGGCCACCCGCGAGGTCACCCGGTCCGGGCGCCCGGTGGAGCTGACCCGTACGGAGTTCACGCTGCTGGAGATGTTCCTCGCGCACCCGCGCCAGGTCCTGACCCGCGAGCAGATCCTCAAGACCGTCTGGGGCTTCGACTTCGAACCCAGCTCCAACTCCCTGGACGTGTACGTGATGTACCTGCGCCGCAAGACCGAGGCGGGCGGCGAGCCCCGCCTGGTCCACACCGTGCGCGGGGTGGGCTACGTACTGCGCGCCGGCGAGAGCGGTCCCGAGTGA
- a CDS encoding S1C family serine protease: MTESFRREGEYPQEHRPTQAGAIHPPPPSYPPAAPGWHEAHQPPVILGETVPDAPAPAAPAAPTRHRAKKPVALIAAVALAAAVIGGGTAAAVQQLMGTPASTGTGGVNGTNVSQSNTGTVSGVAEQAGPSVVRIDTRTGSGQGTGSGIVITADGEIVTNNHVVSGASEIQVTMSDGKKYAAKIVGTDPDKDLALIKLQGAGGLKPAKLGDSGSLKVGDQVVAIGSPDRLTGTVTSGIVSALDREVNVAKPEQQSPQQQGDGGWPFSYGGKEFNGNTGSDTATYKAIQTDASLNPGNSGGALFNMNGEIVGMPSAIYSPNSGGAAGSVGLGFAIPVNTIKADLDSLRKGGPGGAGSGSGSGSGTGTTGFGTSY; the protein is encoded by the coding sequence ATGACCGAGAGCTTCCGCCGCGAAGGCGAGTACCCGCAGGAGCACCGCCCGACCCAGGCCGGGGCGATCCATCCGCCGCCCCCCTCGTACCCGCCCGCCGCGCCGGGCTGGCACGAGGCGCACCAGCCCCCGGTCATCCTGGGCGAGACCGTCCCGGACGCCCCGGCCCCGGCGGCCCCGGCCGCCCCCACCCGTCACCGCGCCAAGAAGCCGGTCGCGCTGATCGCCGCCGTCGCCCTCGCGGCAGCGGTGATCGGCGGCGGCACCGCAGCCGCCGTCCAGCAGCTGATGGGCACCCCCGCCTCCACCGGCACCGGCGGCGTCAACGGCACCAACGTCTCCCAGTCCAACACCGGCACGGTCTCCGGCGTCGCCGAGCAGGCCGGCCCCTCCGTGGTCCGCATCGACACCCGCACCGGCTCCGGCCAGGGCACCGGCTCCGGCATCGTCATCACCGCCGACGGCGAGATCGTCACCAACAACCACGTCGTCAGCGGAGCCTCCGAGATCCAGGTGACGATGAGCGACGGAAAGAAGTACGCCGCCAAGATCGTCGGCACCGACCCCGACAAGGACCTGGCGCTCATCAAGCTCCAGGGGGCCGGAGGCCTCAAGCCCGCCAAACTCGGCGACTCCGGCAGCCTGAAGGTCGGCGACCAGGTCGTCGCCATCGGCTCCCCCGACCGCCTCACCGGCACCGTGACCAGCGGCATCGTCTCGGCCCTCGACCGCGAGGTGAACGTCGCGAAGCCGGAGCAGCAGTCCCCGCAGCAGCAGGGCGACGGCGGCTGGCCCTTCTCGTACGGCGGCAAGGAGTTCAACGGGAACACCGGCTCGGACACGGCCACGTACAAGGCCATCCAGACGGACGCCTCCCTCAACCCCGGCAACTCGGGCGGCGCCCTGTTCAACATGAACGGCGAGATCGTGGGCATGCCCTCGGCGATCTACTCCCCCAACAGCGGCGGCGCCGCCGGCAGCGTCGGTCTCGGGTTCGCCATCCCGGTCAACACCATCAAGGCCGACCTGGACTCCCTCCGCAAGGGCGGCCCCGGCGGCGCGGGCTCCGGCAGCGGCAGCGGCTCAGGCACCGGTACGACCGGCTTCGGCACCTCGTACTGA
- a CDS encoding response regulator transcription factor codes for MSSLLLLTNALQPSTEVLPALGLLLHNVRVAPAEGPALVDTPGADVILVDGRRDLPQVRSLCQLLRSTGPGCPLILVVTEGGLAAVTADWGIDDVLLDTAGPAEVEARLRLATGRQQLGSDDSPMEIRNGDLSVDEATYSAKLKGRVLDLTFKEFELLKYLAQHPGRVFTRAQLLQEVWGYDYFGGTRTVDVHVRRLRAKLGPEHESLIGTVRNVGYRFVTPEKVERAAAEAAAQAAAQAAAQAAAQAVAQAGAAVTRSAEDPVSIHSSGRPAQR; via the coding sequence ATGAGCTCTCTCCTGCTGCTGACCAACGCCCTGCAGCCGTCGACCGAGGTGCTGCCCGCCCTCGGCCTGCTGCTGCACAACGTCCGGGTGGCGCCCGCCGAGGGCCCGGCCCTCGTGGACACCCCGGGCGCCGACGTCATCCTCGTGGACGGCCGCCGCGACCTGCCGCAGGTGCGGTCGCTGTGTCAGCTGCTCCGCTCCACCGGGCCGGGCTGCCCGCTGATCCTGGTCGTGACCGAGGGCGGGCTCGCGGCCGTCACCGCCGACTGGGGCATCGACGACGTACTCCTGGACACCGCCGGTCCCGCCGAGGTCGAGGCGCGGCTGCGGCTGGCCACCGGCCGCCAGCAGCTGGGCTCGGACGACTCCCCCATGGAGATCCGCAACGGCGACCTGTCGGTGGACGAGGCGACGTACTCGGCGAAGCTGAAGGGCCGGGTCCTGGACCTGACCTTCAAGGAGTTCGAGCTGCTCAAGTACCTCGCGCAGCACCCGGGCCGGGTCTTCACCAGGGCGCAGCTCCTCCAGGAGGTCTGGGGCTACGACTACTTCGGAGGCACCCGGACGGTCGACGTCCACGTACGGCGGCTGCGCGCGAAGCTCGGCCCCGAGCACGAGTCGCTGATCGGTACGGTCCGCAACGTCGGCTACCGCTTCGTCACTCCGGAGAAGGTCGAGCGGGCGGCTGCCGAGGCCGCGGCCCAGGCGGCGGCCCAGGCGGCGGCGCAGGCGGCCGCACAGGCTGTCGCGCAGGCCGGCGCGGCCGTCACCCGGTCGGCCGAAGATCCTGTGAGCATCCACTCTTCAGGACGCCCTGCCCAGAGGTAG
- a CDS encoding TetR/AcrR family transcriptional regulator produces MGNREDLLAGARRCLEEKGYLRTTVRDIATASKVSMAAIGYHFGSREVLLNQALFAAMDEWAAGSGRLTGQGDTAVERYADTWDRKIRDFGDMSWLWIANVEAFVHAQSSPELLAVLAEGQRRSRRMVAAQLRGVSEDAVTEEDVRALGSVHIALLTGVMVQCLTDPEHTPDGQSIARGLRAMAELLDG; encoded by the coding sequence ATGGGAAATCGCGAGGACCTGCTGGCCGGAGCCCGGCGCTGCCTGGAGGAGAAGGGGTACCTCCGCACGACCGTGCGCGACATCGCCACGGCGTCGAAGGTCAGCATGGCCGCGATCGGCTACCACTTCGGATCGCGTGAGGTGCTGCTCAACCAGGCGCTCTTCGCCGCGATGGACGAGTGGGCCGCGGGGTCCGGACGGCTCACCGGGCAGGGCGACACCGCCGTGGAGCGGTACGCCGACACCTGGGACCGCAAGATCCGGGACTTCGGCGACATGAGCTGGCTGTGGATCGCCAACGTCGAGGCCTTCGTGCACGCGCAGTCCTCGCCCGAGCTGCTCGCGGTCCTGGCCGAGGGTCAGCGAAGGTCCCGGCGCATGGTGGCCGCGCAGCTGCGCGGGGTGTCCGAGGACGCGGTCACCGAGGAGGACGTACGGGCCCTCGGGTCGGTGCACATCGCGCTGCTCACCGGGGTGATGGTCCAGTGCCTGACCGACCCGGAGCACACGCCCGACGGGCAGTCGATCGCCCGCGGGCTGCGCGCGATGGCGGAGCTGCTGGACGGTTAG
- a CDS encoding LacI family DNA-binding transcriptional regulator codes for MAKVTRDDVARLAGTSTAVVSYVINNGPRPVAPATRERVLAAIKELGYRPDRVAQAMASRRTDLIGMIVPDARQPFFAEMAHAVEQAAAERGKMVLVGNSDYRDEREVHYLRAFLGMRVSGLILVSQGMSERAASEIEAWDARVVLLHERPEAIDDVAVVTDDIGGAQLATRHLLEHGHEYVACLGGVETTPEVGDPVADHVEGWRRAMLESGRSVEGRLFQAPYNRYDAYRVALEVLSGPDRPPAIFCATDDQAIGLLRAARELRIDVPGELAVAGFDDVKEAALTDPPLTTIASDRPAMARAAVDLVLDDALRVAGSRRERLKQFPSALVIRRSCGCR; via the coding sequence GTGGCCAAGGTGACGCGGGATGACGTGGCGCGACTTGCGGGTACCTCTACCGCCGTCGTGAGCTACGTCATCAACAACGGACCCCGGCCGGTTGCCCCGGCCACGCGCGAGCGTGTACTCGCCGCGATCAAGGAGCTGGGCTACCGCCCGGACCGGGTCGCCCAGGCGATGGCCTCCCGGCGCACCGACCTCATAGGCATGATCGTCCCCGATGCCCGGCAGCCGTTCTTCGCGGAGATGGCGCACGCGGTCGAGCAGGCCGCCGCCGAGCGCGGGAAGATGGTGCTCGTCGGGAACTCCGACTACCGCGACGAGCGCGAGGTCCACTACCTGAGGGCCTTCCTCGGGATGCGGGTCTCGGGCCTGATCCTGGTCAGCCAGGGCATGAGCGAACGCGCGGCGTCCGAGATCGAGGCCTGGGACGCGCGGGTCGTGCTGCTGCACGAGCGTCCGGAGGCGATCGACGACGTCGCCGTCGTCACGGACGACATCGGCGGCGCGCAGCTCGCCACCCGCCACCTGCTGGAGCACGGGCACGAGTACGTGGCCTGCCTGGGCGGCGTGGAGACCACGCCGGAGGTCGGCGACCCGGTCGCCGACCACGTCGAGGGCTGGCGCCGGGCGATGCTGGAATCCGGCCGCTCGGTGGAGGGACGGCTCTTCCAGGCCCCGTACAACCGCTACGACGCGTACCGCGTGGCCCTGGAGGTCCTGTCGGGCCCGGACCGCCCGCCGGCCATCTTCTGTGCCACGGACGACCAGGCGATCGGGCTGCTGCGGGCGGCGCGGGAGCTGCGGATCGACGTGCCCGGGGAGCTGGCCGTCGCGGGCTTCGACGACGTGAAGGAGGCGGCCCTCACGGACCCGCCGCTGACCACGATCGCCTCGGACCGCCCGGCGATGGCCCGCGCGGCGGTGGACCTCGTCCTGGACGACGCCCTCCGCGTGGCCGGCTCCCGCCGCGAACGCCTGAAGCAGTTCCCGTCGGCCCTGGTGATCCGCCGCTCCTGCGGCTGCCGCTAG
- a CDS encoding phosphatidylinositol-specific phospholipase C: MGMGVGLDRRAFLAGALATGVAVGLGTPSAAATALGTQDWMAGLGDPTPLQRMTIPGTHDSGARQGGLYVACQNTSIAEQLDSGIRFLDVRCRVTGGSFAIHHGSFYQNLMFGDVLAACWNFLAARPSETVLMRLKQEYSTDSDATFRAVFDDYLDNRGWRPLFRIADTLPALGQARGKVVLLADNGGLPGLRYGDGNVFDIQDDWNAEPFAKRGKIENHFRKAVQQPGKLFVNYSSTSAYMPPRWNSDRLNPQVHAFVDGGEMAGRTGLGIVPMDFPNTRSGLVASLIRHN; this comes from the coding sequence ATGGGCATGGGCGTGGGACTGGACCGGCGGGCGTTTCTGGCCGGAGCACTGGCTACGGGCGTTGCCGTCGGGCTCGGCACACCATCCGCCGCGGCCACGGCACTGGGCACCCAGGACTGGATGGCGGGCCTCGGCGACCCGACGCCCCTCCAGCGGATGACCATCCCCGGCACGCACGACTCCGGAGCCCGCCAGGGCGGGCTCTACGTCGCCTGCCAGAACACCTCGATCGCCGAACAGCTCGACTCCGGCATCCGGTTCCTCGACGTCCGCTGCCGGGTGACGGGCGGCTCGTTCGCCATCCACCACGGGTCCTTCTACCAGAACCTGATGTTCGGCGACGTGCTCGCCGCCTGCTGGAACTTCCTCGCCGCGCGCCCGTCCGAGACCGTCCTGATGCGGCTCAAGCAGGAGTACTCCACGGACAGCGACGCCACCTTCCGCGCCGTCTTCGACGACTACCTGGACAACCGCGGCTGGCGCCCGCTGTTCCGGATCGCCGACACCCTGCCCGCGCTCGGCCAGGCCCGCGGCAAGGTGGTCCTGCTCGCCGACAACGGCGGACTGCCCGGCCTGCGCTACGGCGACGGCAACGTCTTCGACATCCAGGACGACTGGAACGCCGAGCCCTTCGCCAAACGCGGCAAGATCGAGAACCATTTCCGCAAGGCCGTCCAGCAGCCCGGCAAGCTCTTCGTGAACTACAGCAGCACCTCGGCGTACATGCCGCCGCGCTGGAACTCCGACCGCCTCAACCCACAGGTGCACGCCTTCGTCGACGGCGGGGAGATGGCCGGCCGGACCGGGCTCGGGATCGTCCCGATGGACTTCCCGAACACCCGCTCCGGCCTGGTCGCCTCACTGATCCGGCACAACTGA
- a CDS encoding sensor histidine kinase translates to MSPAARFRALPLRSRLALLVTVAVALAVAACAAVSWVMVRAQLLDQLDRSLLATNPNAQVSRALEDRRCARPPEAQQDIAGNLNATVQIVTADGAHCWVSGPETLPVTAVDKEIAAGKHRAALQDVTTTDGTDMRVYTFPAQAQPGGPVFAISVAKPLADIDKPLSTLAWVLLLVSGIGVVGAGAAGLWVARTGLQPVDELTGAVEHIARTEDLTVRIPDEGDDEIARLSRSFNSMTAALASSQERQAQLIADAGHELRTPLTSLRTNIELLARSEETGRAIPPEDRRELLASVKAQMTELAALIGDLQELSRPDAVSPGPLGVVALHEITGAALSRARLRGPELDFSSALDPWYVRGEAAALERAVVNVLDNAVKFSPPGGAVEVTLRAGELRVRDHGPGIPDEDLPHVFERFWRSPSARALPGSGLGLSIVARTVARAGGSAELRAAADGGPGTEAVLRIPGAPSPPPPGPSVVPDQ, encoded by the coding sequence ATGTCCCCGGCCGCCAGATTCCGCGCCCTGCCGCTGCGCTCCCGCCTCGCGCTGCTGGTCACGGTGGCGGTGGCGCTGGCCGTGGCCGCGTGTGCTGCGGTGTCCTGGGTGATGGTGCGCGCCCAGCTCCTCGACCAGCTGGACCGCTCGCTCCTGGCGACCAATCCGAACGCCCAGGTGTCGCGCGCCCTGGAGGACCGGCGCTGCGCCCGCCCTCCCGAGGCGCAGCAGGACATCGCCGGGAACCTCAACGCGACGGTCCAGATCGTCACCGCCGACGGCGCGCACTGCTGGGTGAGCGGCCCTGAGACGCTGCCCGTGACCGCCGTGGACAAGGAGATCGCGGCGGGCAAGCACCGGGCCGCCCTGCAGGACGTGACGACCACCGACGGCACCGACATGCGCGTCTACACCTTCCCCGCACAGGCCCAGCCCGGCGGCCCGGTCTTCGCGATCTCCGTCGCCAAACCGCTCGCCGACATCGACAAGCCCCTGTCCACCCTGGCCTGGGTGCTGCTCCTGGTCTCCGGCATCGGAGTGGTCGGCGCGGGCGCCGCCGGGCTGTGGGTGGCCCGGACCGGACTGCAGCCCGTCGACGAACTGACCGGCGCGGTCGAGCACATCGCGCGGACCGAGGACCTCACCGTACGGATCCCCGACGAGGGTGACGACGAGATCGCCCGCCTGTCGCGGTCCTTCAACTCCATGACGGCCGCCCTCGCCTCCTCCCAGGAGCGGCAGGCCCAGCTGATCGCCGACGCCGGGCACGAGCTGCGCACCCCGCTGACCTCGCTGCGGACGAACATCGAGCTGCTGGCCCGCAGCGAGGAGACCGGCCGTGCCATCCCGCCCGAGGACCGCAGGGAGCTGCTGGCCTCGGTCAAAGCACAGATGACCGAGCTCGCCGCGCTGATCGGGGACCTCCAGGAGCTGTCCCGCCCCGACGCCGTCTCCCCCGGCCCGCTCGGGGTGGTGGCCCTGCACGAGATCACCGGGGCCGCGCTGTCCCGGGCCCGGCTGCGCGGTCCGGAGCTGGACTTCAGCTCCGCCCTGGATCCCTGGTACGTACGGGGCGAGGCGGCCGCGCTGGAGCGGGCGGTGGTCAACGTCCTGGACAACGCGGTGAAGTTCAGCCCGCCGGGCGGCGCGGTCGAGGTGACGCTGCGGGCGGGCGAGCTGCGCGTACGGGACCACGGTCCGGGCATCCCGGACGAGGACCTCCCGCACGTCTTCGAGCGCTTCTGGCGCTCCCCCTCCGCCCGCGCCCTGCCCGGCAGCGGCCTGGGCCTGTCGATCGTGGCCCGTACGGTGGCACGCGCGGGCGGGAGCGCCGAACTGCGGGCGGCGGCCGACGGCGGACCGGGCACGGAGGCGGTGCTCCGCATCCCGGGAGCCCCGTCCCCGCCGCCGCCCGGGCCCTCAGTTGTGCCGGATCAGTGA